A genomic segment from Bradyrhizobium diazoefficiens USDA 110 encodes:
- a CDS encoding transporter: MAEPAKLVSAISGAEPAIPGLVWAFRLHSDGSAEALPIDRPIEFSHDGRLWLHFNLTDARARPWIAASTLPPLARELLLSNDTFQQLHVIDHCVYGVFSDLVRDIDSATEETAFLRFAMTEHLLVSGRHQALCSADATRRVLEGGYRVDNVAHLLEKIVDEVADTLDRMADKLGQEIDGIEERILADDAKPEMRRNLGRLRRTCVRLHRQLTGLRVLFHRLDQKNTDHLSPGLWIHAGKLAQRLDGLDHEIVELRERSRLLEEELRFKNEEESNHHLHTLSIVTSLLLPPTLITGIFGMNTKGLPLTDVETGFLWAAALMASSVGAAYLFMRRTGIFK; the protein is encoded by the coding sequence ATGGCTGAGCCGGCAAAGCTTGTCAGCGCGATATCGGGGGCTGAGCCTGCCATTCCGGGCCTCGTCTGGGCGTTCCGCCTGCACAGCGACGGCAGCGCCGAGGCGCTGCCGATCGACCGGCCGATCGAGTTCAGCCATGACGGCCGGCTCTGGCTGCATTTCAACCTGACCGATGCGCGGGCGCGGCCGTGGATTGCGGCATCGACGCTGCCGCCGCTTGCGCGCGAGCTGCTGCTGTCCAACGACACGTTCCAGCAGCTCCATGTCATCGACCACTGCGTCTACGGCGTGTTCTCCGACCTCGTGCGCGACATCGACAGCGCCACGGAGGAGACCGCGTTCCTGCGCTTCGCCATGACCGAGCACCTGCTGGTGAGCGGCCGCCATCAGGCGCTTTGTTCGGCGGATGCGACGCGCCGGGTGCTCGAAGGCGGCTACCGCGTCGACAACGTCGCCCATCTCCTGGAAAAGATCGTGGACGAGGTCGCCGACACGCTTGATCGGATGGCCGACAAGCTCGGGCAGGAGATCGACGGCATCGAGGAACGCATCCTCGCCGACGATGCGAAGCCGGAGATGCGCCGCAATCTCGGCCGGCTGCGCCGCACCTGCGTCAGGCTGCATCGTCAGCTCACCGGCCTGCGCGTGCTGTTTCACCGGCTCGACCAGAAGAACACGGACCATCTTTCGCCGGGCTTGTGGATCCACGCCGGCAAGCTGGCGCAGCGGCTCGATGGCCTCGATCACGAGATTGTCGAGCTGCGCGAGCGCAGCCGGCTGCTCGAGGAGGAGCTGCGCTTCAAGAACGAGGAGGAGAGCAACCACCACCTCCACACGCTCTCCATCGTGACGTCGCTGCTGCTGCCGCCGACGCTGATCACCGGCATCTTCGGCATGAACACCAAGGGCCTGCCGCTCACCGACGTCGAGACCGGATTCCTCTGGGCGGCGGCGCTGATGGCCTCGTCGGTCGGCGCGGCCTATTTGTTCATGCGGCGCACGGGCATTTTCAAGTAG
- a CDS encoding carbohydrate porin, producing the protein MAAIALACTLASTSARAGAKDESAAEWLAPKWFNEWHDGLANKGLNFGATYIADNIGNVSGGVARGAIHFGRLDLSVDADLDKLVGWSGGRFYANAFVIYGRGLSRNYVQNLATISEIEALPDQRLYNAYFEQSFFGDRLNIRAGQQAADVEFFDSQTDDLFINGTFGWPAIKASNLPAGGPAPPIAVPGIRVKAALTDQITAYAAVFNGDPSGPGDADPQIRDHHGLAFRVNDPPWVIGQVRFNYDIDIGGRPLAGNFTPGAWKHYGSFDSQRFTAEGLSIADPSGSGVPAKLRGNYGIFAVIEQVLYRPPEVKDNTTSASIPGVTAFGRIAYSPPDRNLIDLYLDGGIGFVGFTPGRPLDRFGVAMAYMRISNTARILDLDTQAFTGVQSPVRSNETLIEMIYEAHIKPGWLVAPYFQYVFRPSGGVPNPNDPSGTSRIGDAAVFGVTTTIRY; encoded by the coding sequence ATGGCTGCAATTGCGCTGGCGTGCACCTTGGCGAGCACGAGCGCGCGCGCCGGCGCCAAGGACGAAAGCGCGGCGGAATGGCTGGCGCCAAAATGGTTCAACGAATGGCATGACGGGCTCGCCAACAAGGGCCTGAATTTCGGCGCCACCTACATCGCCGACAACATCGGCAATGTGTCCGGCGGTGTTGCGCGCGGCGCGATCCATTTCGGCCGCCTCGATCTCTCGGTCGATGCCGATCTGGACAAGCTCGTCGGCTGGAGCGGCGGCCGCTTCTACGCTAACGCCTTCGTGATCTACGGCCGCGGGCTCTCGCGCAACTACGTGCAGAACCTCGCCACCATCAGCGAGATCGAGGCGCTGCCGGACCAGCGGCTCTACAATGCCTATTTCGAGCAGAGCTTCTTTGGCGACAGGCTGAACATCAGGGCCGGCCAGCAGGCCGCGGATGTGGAGTTCTTCGACAGCCAGACCGACGACCTCTTCATCAACGGCACCTTCGGCTGGCCGGCGATCAAGGCGAGCAACCTTCCGGCCGGCGGCCCGGCCCCGCCGATCGCGGTGCCCGGCATTCGCGTCAAGGCTGCGTTGACGGACCAGATCACCGCCTATGCTGCAGTGTTCAACGGCGATCCGTCCGGGCCGGGCGATGCCGATCCGCAGATACGCGACCATCACGGCCTCGCGTTCCGCGTCAACGATCCGCCCTGGGTGATCGGGCAGGTCCGCTTCAACTACGACATCGATATCGGGGGCCGCCCGCTCGCCGGCAATTTCACGCCGGGCGCCTGGAAGCACTATGGCTCGTTCGACAGCCAGCGGTTTACCGCGGAGGGCCTGTCGATCGCCGATCCCTCCGGAAGCGGCGTTCCGGCGAAGCTCCGCGGCAACTACGGCATCTTCGCGGTGATCGAGCAGGTGCTGTACCGGCCGCCGGAGGTGAAGGACAACACCACGTCAGCTTCGATCCCGGGCGTCACCGCGTTCGGCCGCATCGCCTACAGCCCGCCGGATCGCAATCTGATCGACCTCTATCTCGACGGCGGCATCGGCTTTGTCGGCTTCACGCCAGGCCGTCCGCTCGACCGCTTCGGCGTGGCGATGGCCTATATGCGGATTTCGAACACCGCCCGCATTCTCGATCTCGATACGCAAGCCTTCACCGGCGTGCAGAGCCCAGTGCGCAGCAACGAGACCCTGATCGAGATGATCTACGAGGCGCATATCAAGCCGGGCTGGCTGGTGGCGCCGTATTTCCAGTACGTGTTCCGCCCCTCGGGCGGCGTCCCCAATCCGAACGATCCGAGCGGGACTTCGCGGATCGGTGACGCCGCAGTCTTCGGCGTCACCACCACGATCCGGTACTAG
- a CDS encoding MFS transporter, protein MISNWLAARLSRRNIHYGWVMVGVTFLAALISAGTVGAPGVFIVPLQKEFGWSTAEISSALSIRFILFGLMAPFAAALLNRYGLRNVTLTAQLIVVSALVASLGMTEVWQLIALWGVVIGIGTGMTALVLGATIATRWFAARRGLVVGIMTASVATGQLVFLPLLASLTERFGWRLALGFVCIMLGVSALAVLLAMRDRPSDLGLRPFGDEGSEPLPAPPVNHGSITAVALGTLRDASKSSAFWILFATFFVCGASTNGLVQVHLIPMCLDFGIPQVQAASLLAAMGIFDFFGTIFSGWLSDRYDNRWLLFWYYGLRGLSLIFLPFSDFSFYGLSIFAMFYGLDWIATVPPTVRLTAQKFGPERANLVFGWIFAGHQLGAGTAAFGAGLSRTLLQSYLPAFFIAGALCVFASLIVLALSRQPKPKAQPAMA, encoded by the coding sequence ATGATCTCGAACTGGCTCGCGGCAAGGCTCAGCCGCCGCAATATCCACTACGGCTGGGTGATGGTCGGCGTGACCTTCCTGGCCGCGCTGATCAGCGCCGGCACGGTCGGTGCGCCCGGCGTGTTCATCGTTCCCCTGCAGAAGGAGTTCGGCTGGAGCACGGCGGAGATCTCTTCCGCGCTGTCGATCCGCTTCATCCTGTTCGGGCTGATGGCGCCGTTCGCCGCCGCCCTGCTCAACCGCTACGGCCTGCGCAACGTCACGCTCACGGCGCAGCTGATCGTGGTCTCGGCGCTGGTCGCATCGCTTGGCATGACCGAGGTCTGGCAGCTCATAGCCCTGTGGGGCGTCGTGATCGGTATCGGCACCGGGATGACCGCGCTGGTGCTCGGCGCGACCATCGCCACGCGCTGGTTCGCGGCGCGGCGCGGCCTCGTCGTCGGCATCATGACCGCGAGCGTCGCCACCGGTCAGCTCGTGTTCCTGCCGCTGCTCGCAAGCCTCACCGAACGCTTCGGCTGGCGGCTGGCGCTCGGCTTCGTCTGCATCATGCTCGGCGTTTCCGCACTCGCGGTCCTGCTCGCGATGCGCGACCGTCCGAGCGATCTGGGCCTGCGCCCGTTCGGTGACGAGGGCAGCGAGCCCCTGCCCGCGCCGCCCGTCAACCACGGCTCGATCACGGCGGTGGCGCTCGGCACGCTGCGCGACGCCTCGAAGTCGAGCGCGTTCTGGATCCTGTTTGCGACCTTCTTCGTCTGCGGCGCCTCGACCAACGGCCTCGTCCAGGTCCACCTGATCCCGATGTGCCTCGATTTCGGCATCCCGCAGGTGCAGGCCGCAAGCCTGCTGGCTGCGATGGGTATCTTCGACTTCTTCGGCACCATCTTCTCGGGCTGGCTGTCGGACCGTTACGACAATCGCTGGCTCCTGTTCTGGTACTACGGCCTGCGCGGTCTCTCGCTGATCTTCCTGCCCTTCAGCGATTTCTCGTTCTACGGCCTGTCGATCTTCGCGATGTTCTACGGCCTCGACTGGATCGCCACCGTGCCGCCGACGGTGCGCCTCACCGCGCAGAAGTTCGGCCCAGAGCGCGCCAATCTGGTGTTCGGCTGGATCTTCGCCGGGCATCAGCTCGGCGCCGGCACCGCGGCCTTCGGAGCGGGCCTGTCGCGGACGCTGCTGCAGAGCTACCTGCCCGCCTTCTTCATCGCCGGCGCGCTCTGCGTGTTCGCCTCATTGATCGTGCTGGCACTGTCGCGGCAGCCGAAGCCAAAGGCGCAACCCGCAATGGCGTAA
- a CDS encoding acetyl-CoA C-acyltransferase, producing MAEAADPVVIVSAARTPLGRFMGELSPLAAHKLGSHVIGAALERAKLAPEKVDEVFMGCVLPAGQGQAPARQAARAAGLPDATGATTVNKVCGSGMKATMLAHDIIRAGSAEIVVSGGMESMSNAPYLLAKARGGYRVGHDRIIDHMMMDGLEDAYETGRSMGDFGEATAEAYQFTRKDQDAYAMETLSRARRAVEGGAFKAEIAPITLTEKAGPRVIANDEHPLKVDPAKIPGLKPAFRANGTITPAASSANADGAAALVLTKRSLADRGGLPALAVIKGHATHSQEPQWFTTAPIPAIRKLLDKIGWSAGDVDLFEINEAFAVVAMAAQRDLGIPRDKLNINGGACALGHPIGATGARLIVTLLHSLEAQNLKRGVAALCIGGGEATAIAVERLTH from the coding sequence ATGGCCGAAGCCGCCGATCCCGTCGTCATCGTCTCCGCCGCCCGTACCCCGCTCGGCCGCTTCATGGGCGAATTGTCGCCGCTGGCCGCGCATAAGCTTGGATCGCATGTGATCGGCGCTGCGCTGGAGCGCGCCAAGCTCGCGCCTGAGAAGGTCGATGAGGTCTTCATGGGCTGCGTGCTGCCCGCAGGACAAGGCCAGGCCCCGGCACGCCAGGCTGCCCGTGCGGCCGGCCTGCCCGATGCGACCGGCGCCACCACGGTCAATAAGGTCTGCGGCTCCGGCATGAAGGCGACCATGCTGGCGCACGACATCATCCGCGCCGGCTCCGCCGAGATCGTCGTCTCCGGCGGCATGGAGAGCATGAGCAACGCGCCCTATCTTCTCGCCAAGGCACGCGGAGGCTATCGCGTCGGCCATGACCGCATCATCGACCACATGATGATGGACGGGCTGGAGGACGCCTACGAGACCGGCCGATCCATGGGCGATTTCGGCGAGGCCACGGCAGAGGCCTACCAGTTCACCCGCAAGGACCAGGACGCCTATGCGATGGAGACGCTCAGCCGCGCCCGCAGGGCGGTCGAGGGCGGCGCGTTCAAGGCCGAGATCGCGCCGATCACGCTGACCGAGAAGGCTGGCCCACGCGTCATCGCCAATGACGAGCATCCGCTGAAGGTCGATCCGGCCAAGATTCCCGGACTGAAGCCGGCGTTCCGCGCCAATGGCACGATCACGCCGGCCGCCTCCTCCGCCAATGCCGACGGTGCCGCCGCGCTGGTGCTGACGAAGCGGTCGCTGGCCGATCGGGGCGGCCTTCCGGCGCTTGCCGTGATCAAGGGCCACGCCACCCACAGCCAGGAGCCGCAATGGTTCACCACGGCGCCGATCCCTGCGATCCGCAAGCTGCTCGACAAGATCGGCTGGAGCGCCGGTGACGTCGACCTGTTCGAGATCAACGAGGCTTTCGCCGTGGTGGCGATGGCGGCGCAGCGCGATCTCGGCATTCCCCGCGACAAGCTGAACATCAACGGCGGCGCCTGCGCGCTCGGCCATCCGATTGGCGCCACCGGCGCGCGGCTGATCGTGACGCTGCTGCATTCGCTCGAGGCGCAGAACCTCAAGCGCGGCGTCGCCGCGCTCTGCATCGGTGGCGGCGAAGCCACGGCCATCGCGGTGGAGCGGCTGACGCACTAG
- a CDS encoding enoyl-CoA hydratase has translation MEMLNNHCGVTRDARGVVHVAICNAGSLNILGSPVTDAVREGLQQLASDRSIRVVVLRGQSEKSMIGGADIKEMAKLEQASAEAFISRLRDLCEAVRQFPAPVIARMPGWCLGGGLEVAAACDFRIAAHDAHFGMPEVRVGIPSVIHAALLPRLIGWARARWLVMTAENIDAPTALAWGLVDKVAPEGGLDAAVEHTVKALLECGPEALRSQKALLRQWEELPLTESVNLSVKVFGESFLTDEPTRLMQAFVNRKR, from the coding sequence ATGGAAATGCTCAACAACCACTGCGGCGTGACGCGCGATGCGCGCGGCGTCGTTCACGTCGCGATCTGCAACGCCGGCTCGCTCAACATCCTCGGCTCGCCCGTCACCGACGCGGTGCGCGAAGGCCTGCAACAGCTCGCCTCCGATCGCAGCATCCGCGTCGTGGTGCTGCGCGGCCAGAGCGAGAAGAGCATGATCGGCGGCGCCGACATCAAGGAGATGGCCAAGCTCGAGCAGGCATCGGCCGAAGCCTTCATCAGCCGCCTGCGCGATCTCTGCGAGGCCGTGCGCCAGTTCCCCGCCCCCGTGATCGCGCGCATGCCCGGCTGGTGCCTCGGCGGCGGGCTCGAGGTGGCGGCCGCGTGCGACTTCCGCATCGCCGCGCATGATGCGCATTTCGGCATGCCGGAGGTCCGCGTCGGCATTCCCTCTGTGATCCACGCCGCGCTGTTGCCGCGCCTGATCGGCTGGGCCCGCGCGCGCTGGCTGGTGATGACGGCAGAGAACATCGACGCGCCGACGGCGCTCGCTTGGGGCCTGGTCGACAAGGTCGCACCCGAGGGCGGGCTGGATGCAGCCGTCGAGCACACGGTGAAGGCGCTGCTCGAATGCGGCCCCGAGGCGTTGCGGTCGCAAAAGGCGCTGCTACGGCAATGGGAGGAACTGCCGCTGACGGAGTCGGTGAACCTCAGCGTCAAGGTGTTCGGCGAGTCGTTCCTGACCGACGAGCCGACGCGCCTGATGCAGGCGTTCGTGAACAGGAAGCGGTAA
- a CDS encoding PaaI family thioesterase produces MTDIDQLDLFSPTQRRERVVDWQVPAPVAKAAMGLSGMDAMLGIRDGRLPPPPFAKLIGFTMAVVEPGRIVMQLEPREDLENTIGLLHGATAAALIDTAMGCAISTRLEAGQSSVTLDLKMTFLRPLSVRSGLITAEGKIIKLGRQTSYTEGFVRDGKGALAVHATATFSMIGNILT; encoded by the coding sequence ATGACCGACATCGATCAACTCGACCTGTTTTCGCCCACGCAGCGGCGCGAGCGTGTGGTGGACTGGCAGGTCCCTGCGCCGGTCGCGAAAGCGGCGATGGGCCTGTCGGGCATGGACGCCATGCTGGGCATTCGCGACGGCCGGCTGCCGCCGCCGCCCTTCGCAAAGCTGATCGGCTTCACCATGGCGGTGGTCGAGCCGGGCCGGATCGTGATGCAATTGGAGCCGCGCGAGGATCTCGAAAATACCATCGGCCTCCTGCATGGCGCGACGGCCGCGGCGCTGATCGACACCGCCATGGGATGCGCCATTTCGACCCGGCTGGAGGCCGGGCAGTCGTCCGTGACCCTCGATCTGAAAATGACGTTCCTGCGTCCGCTGTCGGTCCGGTCCGGGCTGATCACGGCCGAAGGCAAGATCATCAAGCTGGGACGGCAGACCAGCTACACCGAGGGGTTCGTCCGCGACGGCAAGGGGGCGCTCGCAGTCCATGCAACTGCAACCTTTTCCATGATTGGCAATATCTTAACATGA
- a CDS encoding TetR/AcrR family transcriptional regulator, with translation MRYSREHKQETHDRIVKKASVRLREKGAHGIGVADLMKEAGLTHGGFYAHFDSREALVIEAFAYAMDRSMEHWRKISGEVSPEKRLALIAETYLSALHRDNPGHGCSIPALGAEIARESPKTRKAFAGKLDEMIEMMTDYIPSLPRKAARKQAIATLATMAGTMLLARIAGSSELSDEVLKAGRDSALDGAKREPKVAAVKKAKQS, from the coding sequence ATGCGCTATTCCCGGGAACACAAGCAGGAAACCCACGACCGCATCGTGAAGAAGGCCTCCGTGCGGCTGCGCGAAAAGGGTGCGCACGGCATCGGCGTCGCCGACCTCATGAAGGAGGCGGGCCTGACCCATGGCGGCTTCTACGCGCATTTCGATTCCCGCGAGGCGCTGGTGATCGAGGCCTTTGCCTACGCCATGGACCGCTCGATGGAGCACTGGCGCAAGATCAGTGGCGAGGTTTCTCCCGAGAAACGGCTGGCGCTGATCGCGGAGACCTATCTCTCCGCGCTGCATCGCGACAATCCCGGCCATGGCTGCTCGATTCCCGCGCTGGGCGCCGAGATTGCCCGCGAGAGCCCGAAGACGCGAAAAGCCTTCGCCGGCAAGCTCGACGAGATGATCGAGATGATGACCGACTACATCCCGAGCCTGCCGCGCAAGGCCGCGCGCAAGCAGGCGATCGCGACGCTGGCGACGATGGCCGGCACCATGCTGCTGGCGCGCATCGCCGGCTCCAGCGAACTGTCGGACGAGGTGCTGAAGGCGGGCAGGGACAGCGCGCTGGATGGTGCGAAGCGTGAGCCGAAGGTGGCGGCGGTGAAGAAGGCGAAGCAGAGTTAG
- a CDS encoding LysR family transcriptional regulator, whose protein sequence is MLDQGAIDWDDFRFVLAIVRGGSVSAAAKQLGVDHATVIRRVDRLEKHLSAKLFDRRKTGYLLTEAGQRVADSAEAMESTIVANQEQVGGSVARLTGTVRIGAPDGFGTAFLAPRLAPFADRYPDLDLQLVATARLFSLSKREADIAISLTMPKEGRIVGRKLLDYRLGLYAAPAYLDRFPTIVSREVLPQHRFVGYIEELLFTPELDYLPQVSPRISARFRSANLIAQLNATLSGFGIAVLPHFMASDYPQLVAVLPEEISITRTFWMLMHADSKDLARIRAVADYIGEIVERERALFAGR, encoded by the coding sequence ATGCTGGATCAAGGCGCTATCGACTGGGACGACTTTCGCTTCGTGCTGGCCATCGTGCGGGGCGGCTCGGTTTCGGCTGCGGCAAAACAGCTCGGCGTCGACCATGCGACCGTGATCCGTCGCGTCGACAGGCTGGAAAAGCACCTCTCGGCCAAGCTGTTTGACCGGCGCAAGACCGGCTATCTCCTCACCGAGGCCGGCCAGCGCGTCGCCGACAGCGCCGAAGCGATGGAATCGACCATCGTCGCCAACCAGGAGCAGGTCGGCGGCTCCGTGGCGCGGCTGACCGGAACGGTGCGGATCGGTGCGCCCGATGGCTTCGGTACCGCCTTCCTGGCGCCGCGGCTGGCGCCCTTCGCGGACCGGTATCCCGATCTCGATCTGCAACTTGTGGCTACTGCGCGGCTGTTCAGTCTCTCCAAGCGCGAGGCCGACATCGCGATCAGCCTGACCATGCCGAAGGAGGGCCGCATCGTCGGCCGCAAGCTGCTCGACTACCGCCTCGGGCTCTATGCCGCCCCCGCCTATCTCGACCGCTTCCCGACGATCGTGTCGCGCGAGGTGCTGCCGCAGCACCGCTTCGTCGGCTACATCGAGGAGCTCCTGTTCACGCCGGAGCTCGACTATCTGCCGCAGGTGTCGCCGCGGATTTCCGCCCGCTTCCGCAGCGCCAATCTGATCGCACAGCTCAACGCCACGCTCTCGGGCTTCGGCATCGCGGTGCTGCCGCATTTCATGGCGAGCGACTATCCGCAGCTCGTCGCGGTGCTGCCGGAGGAGATCTCGATCACGCGGACGTTCTGGATGCTGATGCACGCCGACAGCAAGGACCTCGCCCGGATCAGGGCCGTGGCGGACTACATCGGTGAGATCGTGGAGCGCGAGCGGGCGTTGTTTGCGGGGCGGTAA
- a CDS encoding CoA-acylating methylmalonate-semialdehyde dehydrogenase — protein MRSIGHFIGGKEVKGTSGRTADVFEPMTGDVQAKVALASKAEVRAAVENARAAQPEWAATNPQRRARVMMKFVELVQRDYDKLAELLAREHGKTVPDAKGDIQRGLEVAEFACGIPHLMKGEYTEGAGPGIDIYSMRQALGVVAGITPFNFPAMIPMWKFAPAIACGNAFILKPSERDPGVPMLLAELMMEAGLPAGILNVVNGDKEAVDAILDDPDIKAVGFVGSTPIAQYIYERAAQTGKRCQCFGGAKNHAIIMPDADMDQAVDALIGAGYGSAGERCMAVSVAVPVGKPTADRLMEKLIPRVESLKIGTSIDPSADYGPLVTREAVEKVKGYIDIGIKEGATLAVDGRGFKMQGYEKGFYLGGSLFDNVTKDMRIYKEEIFGPVLSVVRAHDYKEALALPSEHDYGNGVAIFTRDGDAARDFAAKVNVGMVGINVPIPVPIAYYTFGGWKKSGFGDLNQHGPDSVRFYTKTKTVTSRWPSGVKEGAEFSIPLMK, from the coding sequence ATGCGTTCAATCGGACATTTCATCGGCGGCAAGGAGGTCAAGGGTACCTCGGGCCGCACCGCCGACGTTTTCGAGCCGATGACCGGTGACGTGCAGGCCAAGGTGGCGCTGGCGTCCAAGGCCGAGGTCCGCGCTGCCGTGGAGAACGCCCGCGCCGCGCAGCCGGAATGGGCCGCGACCAACCCGCAGCGCCGCGCCCGCGTCATGATGAAATTCGTCGAGCTGGTCCAGCGCGACTACGACAAGCTCGCCGAGCTGCTGGCGCGTGAGCACGGCAAGACCGTGCCGGACGCCAAGGGCGACATCCAGCGCGGCCTCGAGGTCGCGGAATTCGCCTGCGGCATCCCGCATCTGATGAAGGGTGAGTACACCGAAGGCGCCGGCCCCGGCATCGACATCTATTCGATGCGCCAGGCGCTCGGCGTCGTCGCCGGCATCACGCCGTTCAATTTCCCGGCGATGATCCCGATGTGGAAGTTCGCGCCCGCGATCGCCTGCGGCAACGCCTTCATCCTCAAGCCCTCCGAGCGCGATCCCGGCGTGCCGATGCTGCTCGCCGAACTGATGATGGAAGCGGGCCTGCCGGCCGGCATCCTCAATGTCGTCAACGGCGACAAGGAAGCGGTCGACGCCATCCTCGACGACCCCGACATCAAGGCCGTCGGATTCGTCGGCTCCACGCCGATCGCGCAGTACATCTATGAGCGCGCCGCGCAGACCGGCAAGCGCTGCCAGTGCTTCGGCGGCGCCAAGAACCACGCCATCATCATGCCCGACGCCGACATGGACCAAGCGGTCGATGCGCTGATCGGCGCCGGTTACGGCTCGGCCGGCGAGCGCTGCATGGCCGTCTCCGTCGCGGTGCCCGTCGGCAAGCCCACCGCCGACCGCCTGATGGAAAAGCTGATCCCGCGCGTCGAGTCCTTGAAGATCGGCACCTCGATCGATCCGTCGGCCGATTACGGTCCGCTGGTGACGCGCGAGGCGGTCGAGAAGGTCAAGGGCTACATCGACATCGGCATCAAGGAAGGCGCGACGCTCGCCGTCGACGGCCGCGGCTTCAAGATGCAGGGCTACGAGAAGGGCTTCTATCTCGGCGGTTCGCTGTTCGACAACGTCACCAAGGACATGCGGATCTACAAGGAAGAGATCTTCGGCCCGGTGCTCTCGGTGGTGCGCGCGCACGACTACAAGGAAGCACTGGCGCTGCCGTCCGAACATGACTACGGCAACGGCGTTGCGATCTTCACCCGCGACGGCGACGCGGCGCGCGACTTCGCGGCCAAGGTCAATGTCGGCATGGTCGGCATCAACGTGCCGATCCCGGTGCCGATTGCCTATTACACCTTCGGCGGCTGGAAGAAGTCCGGCTTCGGCGATCTCAACCAGCACGGCCCGGACTCGGTCCGCTTCTACACCAAGACCAAGACGGTGACCTCGCGCTGGCCGTCCGGCGTCAAGGAAGGCGCGGAGTTCTCGATCCCGCTGATGAAGTGA
- a CDS encoding isobutyryl-CoA dehydrogenase, giving the protein MQFALNEDQIAVRDMALAFAAEKIAPHALRWDEEKHFPVDVMREAATLGMGGIYIREDVGGSAMTRFDAALIFEALATGCPTTSAFISIHNMASWMIDAYGSDTQRHKWLPKLCTMELIASYCLTEPGAGSDAAALRTRAVRDGDHYVLNGQKQFISGAGGTDLLVAMVRTGGDGPGGISTLVIDGNTPGVSFGANERKMGWNAQPTRAVMFENARVPVANRLSEEGVGFKIAMAGLDGGRLNITACSLGGAQTALDKARNYMKERKAFGKRLDEFQALQFRLADMAIELEAARTFLWRAAAALDRKDPDATMLCAMAKRFGTDVGFEVANQALQLHGGYGYLSEYGIEKIVRDLRVHQILEGTNEIMRLIVARKLIEGAR; this is encoded by the coding sequence ATGCAGTTCGCTCTGAACGAGGATCAGATCGCGGTTCGCGACATGGCGTTGGCGTTTGCGGCGGAAAAGATCGCGCCGCACGCGCTGCGCTGGGACGAGGAGAAGCATTTCCCCGTCGATGTGATGCGCGAGGCGGCGACGCTCGGCATGGGCGGTATCTACATCCGCGAGGATGTCGGTGGCTCCGCTATGACCAGGTTCGACGCGGCGCTGATCTTTGAGGCGCTGGCGACGGGCTGTCCGACCACGTCGGCCTTCATCTCCATCCACAACATGGCGTCCTGGATGATCGATGCCTACGGCAGCGACACCCAGCGCCACAAATGGCTGCCGAAGCTCTGCACCATGGAGCTGATCGCGAGCTACTGCCTGACCGAGCCGGGCGCCGGCTCCGATGCGGCGGCGCTGCGCACCCGCGCGGTGCGCGATGGCGACCATTATGTGCTCAACGGCCAGAAGCAGTTCATCTCGGGCGCCGGCGGCACCGACCTTTTGGTCGCGATGGTCAGGACCGGCGGCGACGGCCCCGGCGGCATCTCGACGCTCGTCATTGACGGCAACACACCGGGAGTCTCCTTCGGTGCCAACGAGCGCAAGATGGGCTGGAATGCGCAGCCGACCCGCGCCGTCATGTTCGAGAACGCCCGCGTGCCGGTCGCCAACCGGCTGAGCGAGGAGGGCGTCGGCTTCAAGATCGCGATGGCCGGCCTCGATGGCGGCCGTCTCAACATCACGGCATGCTCGCTCGGTGGCGCGCAGACCGCGCTCGACAAGGCGCGCAACTACATGAAGGAGCGCAAGGCGTTTGGAAAACGCCTCGACGAATTCCAGGCGCTGCAATTCCGCCTTGCCGACATGGCGATCGAACTCGAGGCCGCGCGCACGTTCCTGTGGCGGGCCGCAGCGGCGCTCGACCGCAAGGATCCTGACGCCACCATGCTCTGCGCGATGGCCAAGCGCTTCGGCACCGATGTCGGCTTCGAGGTCGCCAACCAGGCGCTCCAGCTTCACGGCGGCTATGGCTACCTCAGCGAATACGGCATCGAGAAGATCGTGCGCGATCTGCGCGTGCACCAGATCCTCGAAGGCACCAATGAAATCATGCGACTCATCGTGGCGCGCAAACTGATCGAGGGCGCGCGATGA